The proteins below come from a single Tenuifilum sp. 4138str genomic window:
- a CDS encoding DUF3108 domain-containing protein, translating into MVCKTKIVGYKGLLLPNKVKAILFIFFIVSCGVYAQEKPLVYPFRVGEVVKYNAYYNWQFVWLNAGTAEFYINDTLVNGVPAYHFKSLGASLNSYDWFFKVRERFESIAKKESLAPLWFIRESYEGGYKVFNRYSFSYSNSKLVIDSYTSNRPYKQNTFTIDKPIFDVLTAIYYCRTIDFKRLNKGDLVPLTMAVDDGVYNLYIRYLGPENIKHRNGNSYDTYKFSVKLVEGTIFKGGEDMIVWVSRDEKKIPIVVEAKILIGAVKAYLFDYKID; encoded by the coding sequence TTGGTTTGTAAAACTAAAATTGTTGGTTATAAGGGATTGCTATTACCAAATAAGGTAAAAGCAATCCTTTTCATTTTTTTTATCGTTTCATGTGGTGTATATGCTCAGGAAAAACCCTTGGTGTATCCGTTCCGTGTGGGTGAGGTAGTTAAATACAACGCCTACTACAACTGGCAGTTTGTTTGGCTAAATGCCGGGACTGCAGAATTTTACATAAACGACACATTGGTTAATGGAGTACCGGCTTACCATTTCAAATCGCTAGGAGCTTCGCTTAATAGTTACGACTGGTTTTTTAAGGTACGGGAAAGGTTTGAATCAATAGCAAAAAAGGAGAGCCTTGCACCATTATGGTTTATACGCGAAAGCTATGAGGGTGGCTACAAAGTATTCAACCGGTATAGCTTTAGCTATAGCAACTCTAAGCTGGTTATTGATAGCTATACTTCCAACCGCCCATATAAACAGAATACTTTCACCATTGATAAACCCATTTTCGATGTTCTAACTGCCATTTATTACTGTAGAACTATCGATTTTAAAAGATTGAATAAGGGCGATTTAGTTCCGTTGACAATGGCTGTTGATGATGGAGTTTACAACTTGTATATTCGTTACCTGGGCCCAGAAAACATAAAGCACCGCAATGGCAATTCATATGACACCTATAAGTTTAGTGTTAAACTGGTTGAGGGTACTATTTTCAAGGGTGGTGAAGATATGATTGTATGGGTTTCGCGCGATGAAAAAAAGATTCCCATTGTAGTTGAAGCAAAAATCCTGATAGGAGCAGTTAAGGCCTATCTGTTTGACTATAAGATTGATTGA
- a CDS encoding DUF368 domain-containing protein: protein MTKRGIKDYILLVLKGIGMGAADVIPGVSGGTIAFITGIYEELIDSIKSAVAPESLKYLKSLSLLSYFKAINADFLLAVIGGIAISFLSLAKLMQYLLTNHPIFVWSFFFGLILASVWFVAKIIEKWNVSTYLFFIIGIILGFAITTITPTETPNDLWFIFICGAVAICAMILPGISGSFILLLMGKYIYMMSALSSFNFPIILVFLVGAAIGILAFSNFLSWLLHHFHAATIAVLAGFMLGSLNKVWPWKVATQTFIDAQGNVRPLIEKNVLPSTYLIENKAEPYLLGAIGFAILGAIIIVLFERFFSKPVTKEVDLREKLGL, encoded by the coding sequence ATGACAAAGCGAGGAATAAAGGATTACATCCTTTTAGTTTTAAAGGGAATTGGAATGGGGGCTGCCGATGTAATCCCTGGAGTGTCGGGTGGTACAATAGCCTTTATTACAGGTATTTATGAAGAACTTATCGATTCAATTAAAAGCGCAGTTGCGCCTGAATCATTAAAATACCTTAAGTCACTCTCACTACTTAGCTATTTTAAAGCCATAAACGCCGATTTTCTTTTGGCTGTAATTGGTGGTATTGCTATTAGTTTTCTCTCACTGGCCAAGCTGATGCAGTACCTATTGACCAATCATCCCATTTTTGTTTGGTCGTTCTTTTTCGGGCTCATTTTGGCATCGGTTTGGTTTGTGGCCAAGATTATTGAGAAATGGAATGTTTCAACATACTTGTTTTTTATTATTGGTATTATTCTTGGCTTTGCCATTACTACCATAACCCCAACCGAAACTCCTAATGATTTGTGGTTTATTTTTATTTGCGGTGCCGTGGCTATTTGTGCAATGATCTTACCTGGAATTTCCGGAAGTTTTATTCTTCTTCTTATGGGAAAGTACATCTACATGATGTCGGCTCTCAGCAGTTTTAATTTTCCAATAATTTTGGTTTTCTTGGTGGGTGCTGCAATTGGCATTTTGGCCTTTTCAAACTTTTTATCGTGGTTACTCCACCATTTCCATGCTGCTACTATTGCTGTTCTTGCTGGTTTTATGCTTGGTTCACTAAATAAAGTATGGCCATGGAAAGTGGCCACCCAAACCTTTATTGATGCTCAGGGTAACGTTCGTCCACTGATCGAGAAAAATGTTTTACCATCTACCTATCTTATTGAAAATAAGGCCGAGCCATACCTTCTTGGTGCTATCGGTTTTGCCATACTTGGTGCAATAATTATTGTTCTATTTGAACGTTTCTTTTCTAAACCTGTTACTAAGGAGGTTGATTTAAGAGAGAAACTTGGTTTGTAA
- a CDS encoding phosphosulfolactate synthase encodes MNYNLSFIPARTPKPREYGLTMVMDKGLSMSEAQSLIESSGQYVDFVKLGFGTSLVTNNLKEKVKLYKNAGLRPYLGGTLFEIFIIRGMFDDFVKFVDELELDLVEVSDGSMELDNHVKCDYISKLAKRYTVISEVGSKRADVHIPDEEWINMMKHELSAGSWKVIAEARESGNIGIYNQDHSANTKLIDDIVRHVKVENVIWEAPLKSQQAWFIKMLGANVNLGNIAPNEVISLETLRLGLRGDTFFQFLPDELK; translated from the coding sequence ATGAATTATAACTTATCGTTCATTCCAGCTCGAACCCCAAAGCCCCGTGAATACGGGTTAACCATGGTAATGGATAAGGGTTTAAGTATGTCCGAGGCACAAAGCCTGATTGAAAGTAGCGGTCAATATGTCGATTTTGTGAAGTTAGGTTTTGGAACATCGCTGGTAACTAATAATTTGAAGGAGAAAGTAAAGCTTTATAAGAATGCAGGCCTTCGGCCTTACCTTGGAGGTACTCTATTCGAAATCTTTATCATTAGGGGTATGTTCGACGACTTTGTAAAGTTTGTCGATGAGCTTGAGCTCGACCTGGTTGAGGTTTCCGATGGCTCAATGGAGCTTGATAATCATGTTAAGTGCGATTATATCAGTAAGCTAGCCAAACGGTATACTGTTATTTCGGAGGTAGGATCAAAGCGTGCCGATGTTCACATTCCTGACGAGGAGTGGATAAACATGATGAAGCATGAGCTTTCGGCTGGTAGCTGGAAGGTTATTGCCGAGGCGCGCGAAAGTGGAAACATTGGCATTTACAACCAGGACCATTCAGCCAACACAAAGCTAATTGACGATATTGTTAGGCATGTAAAGGTTGAAAATGTAATTTGGGAAGCCCCACTTAAAAGCCAACAGGCTTGGTTTATAAAGATGCTAGGCGCTAACGTTAACCTTGGGAATATAGCTCCAAACGAAGTTATTTCTCTGGAAACCCTAAGGCTTGGATTACGAGGCGATACATTCTTCCAGTTTCTACCTGACGAGCTAAAATAG
- a CDS encoding tetratricopeptide repeat protein, with amino-acid sequence MKDESSDYLSFEELFNLVERFDESIQSGRAQFFDVHEFVELIDFYIAHEDDEKALVALKHAENIYPGSIEIKYKWAEYYHFTGDNEKALELILEVEKIEKFNADLLYVKGEVLFELGRLNAAVECFDKAVTADADDNIELLHRISTYFLENEEINLALKYLLISYNKEKNNLAVLFDMGYCFERLNELDKSVKYYNEYLDINPFSAPAWYNLGIVHTKLGEFDKAIECYDFCIAVDPQYSSAFHNKGNTLASLEKYADALKVFNELAELESENPRVFALIGECYEKLEQFDKALEAYNKSIVIDPDFAEGYYGIGVVLAARKKYDLSLNFIRRAITLNPEEYDFWLGLGRVYFETNDFENSLKAYREATSLNPDLPDAYLSLAEVLLYEERFTEVEQLIDGLGNKFDSNVSIKIINAAALYLSHRPKEALDILKDAKSIDPSSIDDFINLVNPDADKEFIENINKL; translated from the coding sequence ATGAAGGACGAGAGCAGCGATTATCTGAGTTTTGAGGAACTATTTAATTTGGTTGAACGTTTTGATGAAAGTATTCAAAGCGGGCGGGCTCAGTTTTTCGATGTTCATGAGTTTGTTGAACTTATTGATTTTTACATCGCTCATGAGGACGATGAAAAGGCACTGGTCGCATTAAAACATGCTGAGAATATTTACCCTGGTTCAATTGAAATTAAATACAAGTGGGCGGAGTACTACCATTTTACCGGAGACAATGAAAAAGCCCTTGAGCTCATTCTTGAGGTTGAAAAAATTGAAAAATTTAATGCAGACCTGTTATACGTAAAAGGCGAAGTGCTTTTTGAACTCGGAAGGTTAAATGCTGCCGTGGAGTGTTTCGATAAAGCTGTTACAGCTGACGCTGACGATAATATTGAGCTCCTACATCGCATTTCAACCTATTTCCTGGAAAACGAGGAAATAAATCTTGCGCTGAAATACTTATTGATATCATACAACAAGGAGAAGAACAATTTAGCCGTTCTTTTTGACATGGGTTACTGTTTTGAGCGATTAAATGAGCTCGATAAAAGTGTCAAGTACTATAATGAGTACCTCGATATTAACCCATTTTCAGCTCCTGCTTGGTACAACTTAGGAATAGTTCATACCAAGCTCGGTGAATTTGATAAGGCCATTGAGTGTTACGATTTTTGTATTGCCGTTGATCCACAGTACTCTTCAGCGTTTCATAATAAGGGTAATACACTTGCCTCGCTGGAAAAATATGCCGATGCTTTAAAGGTATTTAATGAGTTAGCAGAACTTGAGTCCGAAAACCCAAGGGTGTTTGCGCTAATTGGCGAGTGTTACGAGAAACTTGAGCAGTTCGACAAAGCCCTTGAGGCCTACAATAAATCAATAGTAATTGATCCTGATTTTGCTGAGGGGTATTATGGCATAGGGGTTGTGCTGGCAGCACGTAAAAAGTATGACCTTAGCCTCAATTTCATTAGGAGGGCTATCACTTTAAACCCTGAAGAGTACGATTTTTGGTTGGGATTGGGTAGGGTTTACTTTGAAACAAACGATTTTGAGAACTCCCTAAAGGCTTACCGTGAGGCAACAAGCCTAAACCCCGATTTGCCCGATGCATACCTATCACTTGCCGAGGTTTTACTTTACGAGGAACGATTTACGGAGGTTGAGCAACTCATTGATGGCCTGGGCAACAAGTTTGACTCAAATGTCTCAATCAAAATAATCAATGCGGCTGCCCTGTACCTATCGCATAGGCCCAAGGAAGCTCTTGATATTCTCAAGGATGCAAAAAGTATCGACCCCTCATCAATCGACGACTTCATAAACCTGGTTAATCCTGACGCCGATAAGGAATTCATTGAAAATATCAATAAACTTTAA
- a CDS encoding dihydroorotate dehydrogenase-like protein: MANLSTTYMGLNLRNPLIVASSGLTENIDDIVEFEARGAGAVVIKSIFEEEIIAKAHDNLNKMQASGFIYPETMEYFDYDSMEDPISNYLDFLRKVKRETSIPIFASINCVTSEGWIDFAKRIEDTGVDGLELNVFSLPSDPDRSAEENERIYFEIAERVTSVVKLPVAMKVGYFNGALANFLVRLSSTPIKALVLFNRFYNPDFDVNTLEFTPASVFSTPSEISTSLRWVAIMSGRVSCDIAASTGVHDGNAMVKQILAGANAVQACSTFYRNGKEQASFIIRQFEEWMNSNGYKTIDEFRGKMSQKKTYNPAAFERVQFMKYFHDL; encoded by the coding sequence ATGGCAAATCTATCAACAACCTACATGGGCTTAAACCTGCGCAATCCATTAATAGTTGCAAGTTCAGGTTTAACTGAAAATATCGATGATATAGTTGAGTTTGAAGCGCGTGGTGCTGGAGCTGTTGTAATTAAATCAATTTTTGAGGAGGAGATTATTGCCAAAGCCCATGATAATCTTAACAAGATGCAGGCATCAGGATTCATTTACCCCGAAACCATGGAGTATTTTGATTATGACAGTATGGAAGACCCCATATCTAACTATCTTGATTTCCTGAGAAAGGTTAAAAGAGAAACATCTATACCCATTTTTGCCAGCATCAATTGTGTTACATCCGAGGGTTGGATCGATTTTGCCAAACGCATTGAGGATACTGGGGTAGACGGACTTGAATTGAATGTCTTCTCATTGCCTTCTGACCCTGACCGTTCAGCCGAAGAGAATGAGCGTATTTACTTTGAAATTGCTGAACGTGTTACTAGTGTTGTTAAGCTACCGGTAGCCATGAAAGTTGGTTACTTCAATGGGGCGCTAGCAAACTTCCTTGTGAGGTTGAGTAGTACTCCAATAAAAGCATTGGTTCTGTTTAACAGGTTCTATAATCCCGACTTTGATGTAAACACCTTGGAGTTCACTCCGGCGAGTGTTTTTAGCACTCCTTCAGAGATTTCCACCTCGCTCCGTTGGGTAGCTATTATGTCCGGTAGGGTTAGCTGCGATATTGCTGCATCAACCGGTGTACACGATGGCAATGCAATGGTCAAGCAAATTCTGGCTGGTGCTAATGCTGTTCAGGCATGTTCAACTTTTTATCGTAATGGCAAGGAACAAGCCTCATTTATCATTCGCCAGTTTGAGGAGTGGATGAATTCTAATGGATATAAAACTATTGACGAATTCCGTGGCAAGATGAGCCAGAAAAAAACATACAATCCTGCTGCTTTTGAAAGGGTACAATTCATGAAGTACTTTCATGATCTTTAG
- the dapA gene encoding 4-hydroxy-tetrahydrodipicolinate synthase, protein MDTAKLRGLGVAMVTPFSSNYQIDYPALDKLIEFLIGNGVNYLVVQGTTAETATLSDSEKRQLANYVVKKVNGRVPIVLGIGGNDTHKVIEAYAKFDLTGIDAILSVTPYYNKPTQKGIYLHFKTIAQNTHLPIIVYNVPGRTGVNMTAETTLKLAHEFQGKIVAVKEASGNLTQMGYILRDRPSNFLVLSGDDGLTLPQISMGADGVISVLGNCAPAKFSRMVNLALQGNFTDAAKLHLGLIELIDLLFVEGNPGGVKAALNALGLIENVLRLPLAPVSDSTYDKIKKEIEKL, encoded by the coding sequence ATGGACACCGCTAAACTCAGAGGTCTTGGGGTGGCAATGGTTACCCCTTTCAGTTCCAACTATCAAATTGATTACCCTGCACTCGATAAGCTTATTGAGTTTTTAATTGGCAATGGGGTTAACTACCTTGTAGTTCAGGGAACAACTGCCGAAACGGCAACCCTTTCCGATTCTGAAAAGCGCCAGTTGGCCAATTACGTTGTTAAAAAGGTAAATGGCCGGGTACCCATTGTTTTAGGTATTGGTGGTAACGATACCCATAAAGTAATTGAAGCTTACGCAAAGTTTGATTTAACCGGAATCGATGCTATTCTTTCAGTAACACCATACTACAATAAACCCACGCAGAAGGGAATATACCTTCACTTTAAAACCATTGCTCAAAATACCCACTTACCCATTATTGTGTACAACGTTCCCGGTAGAACTGGTGTGAATATGACAGCCGAAACCACCCTTAAGCTTGCCCATGAGTTCCAGGGTAAAATTGTTGCGGTTAAGGAAGCATCGGGCAACCTAACCCAAATGGGTTATATTCTCCGCGATAGGCCTTCCAACTTCCTAGTCCTTTCTGGCGACGACGGCTTAACGCTACCGCAAATATCAATGGGAGCCGATGGCGTAATCTCGGTTTTAGGCAACTGCGCTCCTGCTAAGTTCTCACGGATGGTTAACCTTGCCCTTCAGGGCAACTTTACCGATGCAGCTAAATTACACCTGGGTTTGATTGAGCTTATAGATTTACTTTTTGTTGAGGGTAACCCTGGTGGAGTGAAGGCTGCACTTAATGCACTGGGCCTAATTGAAAATGTGCTTCGTCTGCCCCTTGCGCCTGTAAGCGATTCAACCTACGATAAGATTAAAAAGGAAATTGAAAAGCTATAA
- a CDS encoding DUF6913 domain-containing protein yields the protein MFDNLKYNKSLKELGKLTKFLKRQRQMYNLTTARHVGIVFNLTDSKVFDVVVGFKSILERIPITVEAVGYFNDKEVPQLYTMEKGIKVFSMGELNWYKKPQSPVVSEFVAKDFDILIDLTQDEVLPLRWVSSLSKAKFKVGALNYFNNPFDLIVTVDKSLGLEYLTQQIYNTLEVLNNRFAQQTV from the coding sequence ATGTTCGATAATCTCAAGTATAATAAGTCGTTAAAGGAGCTTGGCAAGCTAACTAAATTCCTGAAACGCCAACGACAGATGTACAATTTAACTACTGCCCGCCATGTTGGTATAGTTTTCAACCTTACCGATTCTAAGGTTTTTGATGTAGTGGTTGGATTTAAGTCCATACTTGAACGCATTCCCATTACTGTGGAAGCAGTTGGTTACTTTAACGATAAGGAGGTACCACAGCTTTATACCATGGAAAAGGGAATAAAGGTTTTCTCAATGGGTGAACTTAATTGGTATAAAAAGCCCCAATCACCAGTCGTATCGGAGTTTGTAGCAAAAGACTTTGATATTCTAATTGATTTAACCCAGGATGAGGTTTTACCGCTCCGGTGGGTTTCATCGCTTTCCAAAGCTAAGTTCAAGGTTGGTGCTTTAAATTACTTCAATAACCCTTTTGACCTGATAGTAACAGTCGATAAATCGTTGGGTTTAGAGTACCTCACTCAACAGATTTATAACACCCTTGAGGTTTTAAATAACCGTTTTGCCCAACAAACAGTTTAA